From one Nocardioides yefusunii genomic stretch:
- a CDS encoding DUF3598 family protein gives MTSINEILTTKVAGVWEGSYTILTPSGEVLDHFASRQEGRMDGDEWYERVVYLREGQEPYEHFYRATVTGDDVRFHNTNMWGSTSRVDEEAIVFAFGWHDNPGERIIEMTRPEGDLRSRVWQHFTDGELVKLTVIKERRVVGATPVVWDPATTQI, from the coding sequence ATGACCAGCATCAACGAGATCCTGACCACCAAGGTTGCCGGCGTCTGGGAGGGCAGCTACACGATCCTCACTCCGTCGGGGGAGGTGCTCGACCACTTCGCCTCGCGTCAGGAGGGACGGATGGACGGCGACGAGTGGTACGAGCGCGTCGTCTACCTCCGTGAGGGCCAGGAGCCCTACGAACACTTCTACCGGGCCACCGTCACCGGCGACGACGTCCGCTTCCACAACACGAACATGTGGGGAAGCACCTCGCGTGTCGACGAGGAGGCGATCGTCTTCGCGTTCGGGTGGCACGACAACCCGGGCGAACGGATCATCGAGATGACCCGCCCCGAGGGCGACCTCCGCAGCCGGGTCTGGCAACACTTCACCGACGGTGAACTGGTGAAGCTGACCGTGATCAAGGAGCGTCGCGTCGTCGGAGCCACTCCGGTGGTCTGGGACCCCGCCACGACGCAGATCTGA
- a CDS encoding dihydroorotase: MTELDLIITNVQVVLPGQADAQTVDLGVKDGKFARIEANLDQSLAAKVVDGKGRTAFPGVVDAHQHWGIYNPLSEDVRTESRASAQGGVTTSLSYMRSGQYYLNKSGDYSEFFPEVLELTDGNAAIDYTYHLAPMSKSQIDEIPALVKDHGVTSFKVYMFYGSYGLHGRSEDQSSFLMTPEGERYDYAHFEFVMRGVQKAREENPEIADQISLSLHCETAEIMAAYTKIVEEEGQLTGLPAYSASRPPHSEGLAVTIASYLAHETNLPTINLLHLTSRKAVEAALTMAAAFPHIDFRREVTVGHLLADCDTAHGVGGKVNPPLRPREDVEALWGYLLDGKIDWVVSDHACCKEELKFGNPKEDVFVAKSGFGGAEYLLAGMVSEGRKRGLSLGRIAELTAQNPAERYGLGRTKGQIAVGFDADIALVDMANEWTVRAEESVSSQEYTPFEGAELTAKVTDTFLRGTQIVTDGVVADQNGGKYLARPTA, from the coding sequence GTGACCGAGCTCGACCTCATCATCACCAACGTCCAGGTCGTCCTCCCCGGCCAGGCCGACGCGCAGACCGTCGACCTGGGCGTCAAGGACGGCAAGTTCGCCCGCATCGAGGCCAACCTGGACCAGTCGCTGGCCGCCAAGGTCGTGGACGGCAAGGGCCGCACCGCGTTCCCCGGCGTCGTCGACGCCCACCAGCACTGGGGCATCTACAACCCGCTCTCCGAGGACGTCCGCACCGAGTCCCGCGCCTCCGCGCAGGGTGGTGTGACCACCTCGCTGTCCTACATGCGTTCGGGTCAGTACTACCTGAACAAGTCGGGCGACTACTCGGAGTTCTTCCCCGAGGTGCTGGAGCTGACCGACGGCAACGCCGCGATCGACTACACCTACCACCTGGCCCCGATGTCGAAGTCGCAGATCGACGAGATCCCCGCGCTGGTCAAGGACCACGGCGTGACCTCGTTCAAGGTCTACATGTTCTACGGCTCGTACGGTCTCCACGGCCGCTCGGAGGACCAGTCCTCCTTCCTCATGACCCCCGAGGGTGAGCGTTACGACTACGCCCACTTCGAGTTCGTCATGCGCGGTGTCCAGAAGGCCCGCGAGGAGAACCCCGAGATCGCCGACCAGATCTCCCTCTCCCTGCACTGCGAGACGGCCGAGATCATGGCCGCCTACACCAAGATCGTCGAGGAGGAGGGCCAGCTCACCGGCCTCCCGGCCTACTCGGCCTCGCGTCCCCCGCACTCCGAGGGCCTCGCCGTCACGATCGCGTCCTACCTGGCGCACGAGACCAACCTGCCGACCATCAACCTGCTGCACCTGACGTCCCGCAAGGCCGTCGAGGCTGCGCTGACCATGGCCGCCGCGTTCCCGCACATCGACTTCCGTCGTGAGGTCACCGTGGGTCACCTCCTCGCCGACTGCGACACCGCCCACGGTGTCGGCGGCAAGGTCAACCCGCCGCTGCGTCCCCGCGAGGACGTCGAGGCGCTGTGGGGCTACCTGCTCGACGGCAAGATCGACTGGGTCGTCTCCGACCACGCGTGCTGCAAGGAAGAGCTGAAGTTCGGCAACCCGAAGGAGGACGTCTTCGTCGCGAAGTCGGGCTTCGGTGGCGCTGAGTACCTGCTCGCCGGCATGGTCTCCGAGGGTCGCAAGCGCGGTCTCTCCCTGGGCCGCATCGCCGAGCTGACCGCCCAGAACCCGGCCGAGCGTTACGGCCTGGGTCGCACCAAGGGTCAGATCGCCGTCGGTTTCGACGCCGACATCGCCCTGGTCGACATGGCCAACGAGTGGACCGTCCGCGCCGAGGAGTCCGTCTCCTCGCAGGAGTACACCCCGTTCGAGGGCGCCGAGCTGACCGCCAAGGTCACCGACACCTTCCTGCGCGGCACCCAGATCGTCACCGACGGTGTGGTTGCTGACCAGAACGGCGGCAAGTACCTCGCTCGCCCCACCGCCTGA
- a CDS encoding MmgE/PrpD family protein, producing MTTPYTPAADAQPQGNPTFEPDGGPTLAQQLGAFAAHCAEHGVPADVAASVGQRTLDVLGLCVAAHRLPTSAAAVGHVLDQGGNAQATVIGVETRVNAAQAAFANGVLAHSLDYDDTHLPSILHPSASVVPAALAAAEHAGASGEVVTRAIAVGLEVAVRLGMAGYDEELNNSVFFEHGQHATSITGAMGSTVAAAICYGLDAEGITNALGLTASMASGVIEANRTGGTVKRLHCGFAAQAGVTAAQLVKRGFTGPPTVLEGRFGFFQGWLHGQFFPEAITSGLGTEWSVPGIFFKPYPANHFTHTTVDAGRAFAAAGITPEMVAEVTVGVAGSTARTIGEPIEVKRTPVTGYQAQFSGPYAFAAGLIGGGGLATGLDDYTDELAQDPLRRELMSKVTVVDNAECNEIYPFQFPAVVTLKTTDGRELVEKVLTNRGGPARPLSDAELAKKFSDNVAGRLASDVAAKVSTEVLALQGVADLSAVLAPLTTFIPTDSEESK from the coding sequence ATGACGACCCCGTACACCCCCGCCGCTGACGCGCAGCCGCAGGGCAACCCGACCTTCGAGCCCGACGGCGGCCCGACCCTGGCCCAGCAGCTGGGTGCCTTCGCGGCACACTGCGCCGAGCACGGTGTCCCCGCCGACGTCGCCGCCTCGGTCGGCCAGCGCACCCTGGACGTCCTGGGCCTCTGCGTCGCCGCGCACCGTCTCCCCACCTCGGCTGCTGCCGTGGGACACGTCCTGGACCAGGGCGGCAACGCCCAGGCCACCGTCATCGGTGTCGAGACCCGCGTGAACGCCGCCCAGGCCGCGTTCGCCAACGGTGTCCTGGCGCACTCCCTCGACTACGACGACACGCACCTGCCGTCGATCCTGCACCCCTCGGCCTCCGTCGTCCCGGCAGCGCTCGCCGCCGCCGAGCACGCCGGTGCCTCCGGTGAGGTCGTCACCCGTGCGATCGCCGTCGGCCTCGAGGTCGCGGTCCGTCTGGGCATGGCCGGCTACGACGAGGAGCTCAACAACTCCGTCTTCTTCGAGCACGGTCAGCACGCCACCTCGATCACCGGCGCGATGGGTTCCACCGTCGCCGCCGCGATCTGCTACGGCCTGGACGCCGAGGGCATCACCAACGCCCTGGGCCTCACGGCCTCCATGGCGTCCGGCGTGATCGAGGCCAACCGCACCGGTGGCACCGTCAAGCGTCTGCACTGCGGTTTCGCAGCCCAGGCCGGCGTGACCGCCGCGCAGCTCGTCAAGCGTGGCTTCACCGGTCCCCCGACCGTCCTCGAGGGTCGCTTCGGCTTCTTCCAGGGCTGGCTGCACGGCCAGTTCTTCCCCGAGGCCATCACCTCCGGCCTCGGCACCGAGTGGTCCGTCCCGGGCATCTTCTTCAAGCCCTACCCGGCCAACCACTTCACCCACACCACCGTCGACGCGGGTCGCGCCTTCGCTGCCGCGGGCATCACGCCCGAGATGGTGGCCGAGGTCACCGTCGGTGTCGCCGGTTCCACCGCCCGCACCATCGGCGAGCCGATCGAGGTCAAGCGCACCCCGGTCACCGGCTACCAGGCCCAGTTCTCGGGTCCGTACGCCTTCGCCGCCGGTCTCATCGGCGGTGGCGGTCTCGCCACCGGCCTCGACGACTACACCGACGAGCTGGCCCAGGACCCCCTGCGCCGCGAGCTCATGTCGAAGGTCACCGTCGTCGACAACGCCGAGTGCAACGAGATCTACCCGTTCCAGTTCCCGGCCGTGGTCACGCTGAAGACCACTGACGGCCGCGAACTCGTCGAGAAGGTGCTCACCAACCGTGGCGGCCCCGCCCGCCCGCTCAGTGACGCCGAACTCGCGAAGAAGTTCTCCGACAACGTCGCCGGTCGCCTGGCCTCCGACGTCGCCGCGAAGGTGAGCACCGAGGTGCTCGCTCTCCAGGGCGTGGCCGACCTCTCGGCCGTCCTCGCTCCCCTGACCACCTTCATCCCGACCGATTCTGAGGAGTCCAAGTGA
- a CDS encoding cyclase family protein has product MTENPTALLLDAVAQGLEIFDLGRTLTVGMPQSPNHPAYWHAMPRRHGDMTRGDGGSAANDMISMGTHVGTHVDALAHVSQDGKLYGDVDAYEAQVGGKFIEHGAHTIAPMVRRGILLDVPGTLGVNRLEPGQEITVDDLKATIAKQGVEIRKGDVVLVRSGWGQHFDNGDGDTFRGLSTGVPGVSDTGATFLADFGIHATGADTIAYEQLKPGAGHGLLPAHRVLLVERGIYIIEAMDLEGLAAAGKYEFMFVMSPLKFFGATGSPVRPLAVVGA; this is encoded by the coding sequence ATGACCGAGAACCCCACCGCCCTCCTCCTGGACGCCGTCGCCCAGGGCCTGGAGATCTTCGACCTGGGCCGCACGCTGACCGTCGGCATGCCCCAGTCGCCCAACCACCCCGCGTACTGGCACGCCATGCCGCGCCGTCACGGTGACATGACCCGTGGTGACGGTGGCTCGGCCGCCAACGACATGATCTCGATGGGCACCCACGTCGGCACCCACGTCGACGCCCTGGCCCACGTCTCCCAGGACGGCAAGCTGTACGGCGACGTCGACGCCTACGAGGCCCAGGTCGGCGGCAAGTTCATCGAGCACGGCGCCCACACCATCGCCCCGATGGTCCGTCGCGGCATCCTGCTCGACGTCCCCGGCACCCTCGGCGTCAACCGCCTCGAGCCCGGCCAGGAGATCACCGTCGACGACCTGAAGGCGACCATCGCCAAGCAGGGTGTCGAGATCCGCAAGGGCGACGTCGTCCTGGTCCGCTCCGGCTGGGGCCAGCACTTCGACAACGGCGACGGCGACACCTTCCGTGGCCTCTCCACCGGTGTCCCCGGCGTCTCCGACACCGGCGCGACCTTCCTCGCCGACTTCGGCATCCACGCCACCGGCGCGGACACCATCGCCTACGAGCAGCTCAAGCCCGGCGCCGGCCACGGTCTCCTCCCCGCGCACCGCGTCCTGCTCGTCGAGCGCGGCATCTACATCATCGAGGCCATGGACCTCGAGGGTCTGGCTGCTGCCGGCAAGTACGAGTTCATGTTCGTCATGAGCCCGCTCAAGTTCTTCGGCGCCACCGGTTCCCCGGTCCGCCCGCTCGCCGTGGTCGGTGCCTGA
- a CDS encoding CaiB/BaiF CoA transferase family protein — translation MTLGPLSGVRVIDASTILAGPLACQILGDYGAEVVKIEHPTKPDGMRGHGPAVDGTPIWWKEVARNKRTVGLSLSVPEGAELFLKLAAEADVVVENFRPGTLEKWGVGPEQLHAVNPGLVILRITGFGQTGPYAKRAGFGTLAESMSGFAHLTGMPDGPPTLPAFGLADSICGIAASSAVSMALLAREKNGGKGQVIDMDLLSPIMTAVGPGPTVYQQTGVVGMRHGNRSTNNAPRNTYETADGFWVAISTSAQAIAERVMVLVGHPEVIDEPWFAAGNTRAQHVDELDEMVGGWIKQRTRDEVVEAFTEAGAAIAPIYSAKELVEDVHVRETEMLTEVDDADFGPLLQHNVMWRMSDTPGSIRFTGRKHGENTDEVLSELGVDADALADLRERNVIR, via the coding sequence GTGACCCTGGGTCCCTTGTCCGGTGTTCGTGTCATCGACGCCTCGACCATCCTCGCCGGCCCCCTGGCCTGCCAGATCCTCGGCGACTACGGCGCAGAGGTCGTCAAGATCGAGCACCCCACCAAGCCCGACGGCATGCGCGGACACGGCCCGGCCGTGGACGGCACCCCGATCTGGTGGAAGGAGGTGGCCCGCAACAAGCGCACCGTGGGCCTGAGCCTCTCCGTCCCCGAGGGTGCTGAGCTCTTCCTCAAGCTGGCCGCCGAGGCCGACGTCGTGGTCGAGAACTTCCGCCCCGGCACCCTGGAGAAGTGGGGCGTCGGTCCCGAGCAGCTCCACGCCGTGAACCCCGGTCTCGTGATCCTCCGCATCACCGGCTTCGGCCAGACCGGCCCCTACGCCAAGCGCGCCGGCTTCGGCACCCTGGCCGAGTCGATGTCGGGCTTCGCCCACCTCACCGGCATGCCCGACGGCCCGCCCACCCTGCCGGCCTTCGGCCTCGCGGACTCGATCTGTGGCATCGCCGCGTCGTCCGCCGTCTCCATGGCCCTGCTGGCGCGTGAGAAGAACGGCGGCAAGGGTCAGGTCATCGACATGGACCTGCTCTCCCCGATCATGACCGCTGTCGGCCCGGGCCCCACCGTGTACCAGCAGACCGGCGTCGTCGGCATGCGTCACGGCAACCGCTCCACCAACAACGCCCCGCGCAACACCTACGAGACCGCCGACGGTTTCTGGGTCGCGATCTCCACCTCCGCCCAGGCGATCGCCGAGCGCGTCATGGTCCTCGTGGGTCACCCCGAGGTCATCGACGAGCCCTGGTTCGCCGCCGGCAACACCCGCGCCCAGCACGTCGACGAGCTCGACGAGATGGTCGGCGGCTGGATCAAGCAGCGCACCCGCGACGAGGTCGTCGAGGCCTTCACCGAGGCCGGCGCCGCGATCGCCCCGATCTACTCCGCCAAGGAGCTCGTCGAGGACGTCCACGTCCGCGAGACCGAGATGCTCACCGAGGTCGACGACGCCGACTTCGGCCCGCTGCTCCAGCACAACGTGATGTGGCGCATGTCCGACACTCCGGGCTCGATCCGCTTCACCGGTCGCAAGCACGGCGAGAACACCGACGAGGTGCTCTCCGAGCTCGGCGTCGACGCCGACGCGCTGGCCGACCTGCGCGAACGCAACGTCATCCGCTGA
- a CDS encoding FadR/GntR family transcriptional regulator, translating into MHGAVVESIGSGIALGRVTGTLDLDEIAAHFGVSRSLIREALRTLAAKGMVAARQRSGTRVTPVQEWAALDEQVIRWRAAGPDRFKQLHDSLEIRERLEPLAARRMALKQDEEWIAVLRRATQQIDQAVTMRDQRLMASADTTYHRALYLGSGSELLAETSETVHACLWIPDFQEVQRFNPQTPQRHRRLTQAIVDGRAEAAEEACVEVIMLTRLVFASAHEEIVRARSRSADRRPAPRT; encoded by the coding sequence ATGCACGGCGCGGTGGTGGAGTCCATCGGCTCGGGCATCGCCCTGGGTCGCGTCACCGGCACCCTCGACCTCGACGAGATCGCGGCACACTTCGGCGTCTCCCGCTCCCTCATCCGCGAGGCACTGCGCACGCTCGCAGCGAAGGGCATGGTGGCGGCGCGTCAGCGTTCCGGCACCCGTGTGACCCCGGTGCAGGAGTGGGCCGCGCTCGACGAGCAGGTGATCCGGTGGCGCGCAGCAGGGCCGGACCGCTTCAAGCAACTGCACGACTCCCTCGAGATCCGCGAACGACTCGAACCCCTGGCTGCCCGTCGCATGGCGCTGAAGCAGGACGAGGAGTGGATCGCGGTCCTGCGGCGCGCCACACAGCAGATCGACCAGGCCGTCACCATGCGCGACCAACGCCTGATGGCGAGCGCCGACACCACCTACCACCGAGCCCTGTACCTCGGATCAGGGAGCGAGCTCCTGGCCGAGACCTCCGAGACCGTCCACGCTTGCCTGTGGATCCCCGACTTCCAGGAGGTCCAGCGGTTCAATCCGCAGACCCCGCAGCGCCACCGTCGGCTCACCCAGGCGATCGTCGACGGCCGCGCCGAGGCGGCAGAGGAGGCGTGCGTCGAAGTGATCATGCTGACCCGTTTGGTCTTCGCCTCCGCGCACGAGGAGATCGTGCGAGCACGTTCACGCTCGGCAGATCGACGACCTGCACCCCGCACCTGA
- a CDS encoding nitrilase-related carbon-nitrogen hydrolase: MPAVPPAAVPPASSAPTTAPSTAGRAVPPVADHAVEGAPRYRALALQTACHAVNRMETVAQARSAMHASIDRFHDEALASVRTAGADTRLLVLPEYALSGPPNGETLGEWSDRAALDVDGIEYRRFGEMARDLGVHLSVNNYERDEHFPGIYFQACVIFDDAGEVVLRYRRLNSMWAVTPHDVLDRYLEIYGPEALFPVADTAIGRLAPIASEEILYPEIARCFAVRGAEVFVHNSSEVASALPTPKNIAKIARAQENSAWIVSANTAGLFGQGLPPMSGDGSSKIVDHRGFVHAEAASGPSMAANAMIDLGASRAFRRRVAMENVLARQRFELYAPTYAGHVLHPANTVDGVPDRSQFRATQQSVVDALVARGVI; encoded by the coding sequence GTGCCTGCCGTTCCCCCGGCCGCTGTCCCCCCGGCCTCCAGCGCCCCCACGACCGCCCCTTCCACCGCAGGGCGAGCTGTCCCCCCTGTGGCCGACCACGCGGTGGAAGGGGCTCCCCGCTACCGCGCCCTCGCGCTGCAGACCGCTTGCCACGCCGTCAACCGAATGGAGACGGTTGCCCAGGCCCGCTCGGCGATGCACGCCTCGATCGACCGCTTCCACGACGAGGCTCTGGCCTCGGTCCGGACCGCCGGCGCCGACACCCGTCTGCTGGTCCTGCCCGAGTACGCACTCAGCGGCCCGCCCAACGGTGAGACCCTGGGGGAGTGGTCGGACCGGGCCGCGCTCGATGTCGACGGCATCGAGTACCGCCGCTTCGGCGAGATGGCTCGCGACCTCGGCGTGCACCTCTCGGTCAACAACTACGAGAGGGACGAGCACTTCCCCGGCATCTACTTCCAGGCCTGCGTGATCTTCGACGACGCCGGCGAGGTCGTCCTGCGCTACCGCCGCCTCAACTCCATGTGGGCGGTCACCCCGCACGACGTGCTCGACCGCTACCTGGAGATCTACGGGCCCGAAGCTCTCTTCCCGGTGGCCGACACCGCGATCGGACGCCTCGCCCCGATCGCGTCCGAAGAGATCCTCTACCCCGAGATCGCCCGCTGCTTCGCGGTGCGTGGCGCGGAGGTCTTCGTCCACAACTCCTCCGAGGTGGCCTCGGCGCTGCCGACCCCGAAGAACATCGCCAAGATCGCCCGTGCCCAGGAGAACAGCGCCTGGATCGTCTCGGCCAACACCGCCGGACTCTTCGGTCAGGGTCTCCCACCGATGTCGGGTGACGGATCGTCGAAGATCGTCGACCACCGAGGGTTCGTGCACGCCGAAGCAGCGTCCGGCCCGTCGATGGCCGCCAACGCGATGATCGACCTCGGTGCCAGCCGCGCCTTCCGGCGCCGGGTCGCGATGGAGAACGTCCTGGCGCGTCAGCGGTTCGAGCTCTACGCCCCCACCTATGCCGGCCACGTCCTGCATCCGGCCAACACCGTCGACGGTGTCCCCGACCGCAGCCAGTTCCGTGCCACCCAGCAGAGCGTCGTCGACGCCCTGGTGGCGCGCGGCGTCATCTGA
- a CDS encoding aldehyde dehydrogenase family protein: MSEISSIAADLRSAAQAWDESGVEHRIEVLAQWAEVVGERRDDLVAALARDTGRVALSEMEVDWIRTSVARSATWARELIAGETERPSSDPGVTLTAASVPMGLVGVISPWNFPLQLALIDAVPALLMGCTVLVKPTEQCPEFVVPLRETVAAVPELAAVLHFVEGGPETGAEIVRSVDVVCFTGSVATGRKVAAAAAEAFVPAFLELGGKDAALVLPGADLDVAVEGVLWGGTANTGQSCMSLERVYVVRGQEEEFLARLAERAAQIGLVGVDEDGQLGPFIDPRQADVVARQLAAAVEAGARVVAGGQVEHHDVDGRGTRPFLRPTVVTDVDHTMDLMTEETFGPVLAVMVVEDTEEAVRLANDTVYGLSGAVFGPHDEAQAAATRLQAGGISVNDVCLTGMVPEGEKQAFRISGMGPSRMGRASLSRFRRQRVVLTRLAPQVQPWWYR, from the coding sequence ATGAGTGAGATAAGCAGCATCGCCGCAGACCTGCGCAGCGCAGCGCAGGCGTGGGACGAGTCCGGCGTCGAACACCGCATCGAGGTTCTGGCTCAGTGGGCCGAGGTCGTCGGCGAACGACGCGACGACCTGGTCGCCGCCCTGGCCCGCGACACCGGCCGGGTCGCGCTCTCGGAGATGGAGGTCGACTGGATCCGCACGTCCGTGGCGCGTTCGGCGACCTGGGCTCGCGAACTGATCGCCGGTGAGACCGAGCGTCCCAGCTCCGACCCCGGCGTGACCCTGACTGCCGCGTCGGTCCCGATGGGGCTGGTCGGTGTCATCTCGCCGTGGAACTTCCCGCTCCAGCTCGCCCTCATCGACGCCGTCCCCGCGTTGCTGATGGGCTGCACGGTGCTGGTGAAGCCCACCGAGCAGTGCCCTGAGTTCGTGGTTCCGCTGCGCGAGACCGTCGCCGCCGTCCCCGAACTCGCTGCCGTGCTGCATTTCGTCGAGGGCGGTCCTGAGACCGGTGCTGAGATCGTCCGCAGTGTCGACGTCGTCTGCTTCACCGGATCGGTGGCCACCGGCCGCAAGGTCGCCGCTGCAGCAGCCGAGGCGTTCGTGCCCGCCTTCCTCGAGCTCGGAGGCAAGGATGCCGCTCTGGTCCTGCCCGGCGCCGACCTCGACGTCGCCGTCGAGGGAGTCCTGTGGGGAGGCACGGCCAACACCGGTCAGTCCTGCATGTCGCTGGAGCGCGTCTACGTCGTCCGCGGCCAGGAGGAGGAGTTCCTCGCTCGCCTCGCCGAGCGAGCCGCCCAGATCGGACTCGTGGGGGTCGACGAGGACGGTCAGCTCGGCCCGTTCATCGACCCCCGTCAGGCCGACGTCGTGGCCCGCCAGCTCGCCGCTGCGGTCGAAGCGGGCGCTCGTGTCGTCGCCGGCGGCCAGGTGGAGCACCACGACGTCGACGGCCGTGGGACGCGTCCGTTCCTGCGTCCCACCGTCGTGACCGACGTGGACCACACGATGGACCTCATGACCGAGGAGACCTTCGGGCCGGTGCTCGCGGTGATGGTGGTCGAGGACACCGAGGAGGCCGTCCGTCTGGCCAACGACACCGTCTACGGACTCTCTGGTGCTGTCTTCGGCCCGCACGACGAGGCTCAAGCAGCGGCCACGCGTCTCCAGGCCGGAGGAATCAGCGTCAACGACGTCTGTCTCACCGGCATGGTTCCCGAGGGCGAGAAGCAGGCCTTCCGGATCTCCGGCATGGGCCCCTCCCGTATGGGCCGTGCCTCCCTGTCCCGGTTCCGGCGTCAGCGGGTGGTGTTGACGCGTCTGGCACCGCAGGTGCAGCCGTGGTGGTACCGCTGA
- a CDS encoding ABC transporter substrate-binding protein codes for MKFIQRPRGTARRSVGLAAVAVMGLSLVTACGGGNDTASGEKITDLVIDVASEPDSLDPFYRNAAAAGRFYRLAYSSLLQWNEDGTTTPDLAAEAPTVSEDRLTWTVKLKEGITFHDGTPLTADDVVHTVAEAQEKENASVWLSALTYVTDVKAVDDLTVEFTLSEPYAYFESKLAMLPIISDEDEYKVNDTYATTENGSGPYKLVKLSRGSKIEMERFEDYHGDDYAFETITFNVVPEDASRIANLTNGKTHIVPDLPAEQVDLVTKRGANAEVIEANVSRLFAYPSMNADRPTSNTDFRLALANAVDRDKIVQQVYDGAGRANATYLTYGTLFHDEALGQAFGGKPDLAKAKEYLKKSGVKLDRKLSIIADKSKSQTTSAATILQANLKAIGIESTVEAMEIAGFYEALVTGEYDLIMFDSPASSSTGFAPDYVNGGLNSTAANNFAKFKDAEMDKLLDAALTAPDEASQAAAWKAVQQRDVETQGNIQITVSQAAQGWSKDLEGYEPSNLMWFNTLRNVK; via the coding sequence ATGAAGTTCATCCAGCGCCCCCGTGGCACTGCGCGTCGGAGCGTCGGTCTCGCCGCCGTCGCCGTGATGGGCCTCAGCCTCGTCACCGCCTGCGGTGGCGGCAACGACACCGCGTCGGGCGAGAAGATCACCGACCTCGTCATCGACGTCGCGTCTGAGCCGGACTCCCTCGACCCCTTCTACCGCAACGCTGCCGCGGCTGGCCGCTTCTACCGCCTCGCCTACTCCAGCCTCCTGCAGTGGAACGAGGACGGCACCACCACGCCCGACCTCGCCGCCGAGGCCCCGACCGTCTCCGAGGATCGCCTCACCTGGACGGTGAAGCTCAAGGAGGGAATCACCTTCCACGACGGCACCCCGCTGACCGCCGACGACGTCGTCCACACCGTCGCCGAGGCCCAGGAGAAGGAGAACGCCTCGGTGTGGCTCTCCGCCCTGACCTACGTCACCGACGTCAAGGCCGTCGACGACCTCACCGTCGAGTTCACCCTGTCGGAGCCGTACGCCTACTTCGAGTCGAAGCTGGCGATGCTGCCGATCATCTCCGACGAGGACGAGTACAAGGTCAACGACACCTACGCGACCACCGAGAACGGCTCCGGCCCCTACAAGCTGGTCAAGCTCAGCCGCGGCTCCAAGATCGAGATGGAGCGCTTCGAGGACTACCACGGCGACGACTACGCCTTCGAGACCATCACGTTCAACGTGGTCCCCGAGGACGCCTCCCGCATCGCCAACCTCACCAACGGCAAGACCCACATCGTCCCGGACCTGCCGGCCGAGCAGGTCGACCTGGTGACCAAGCGTGGCGCCAACGCCGAGGTCATCGAGGCCAACGTCTCGCGTCTGTTCGCCTACCCGTCGATGAACGCCGACCGTCCGACCTCGAACACCGACTTCCGTCTCGCCCTGGCCAACGCCGTGGACCGCGACAAGATCGTCCAGCAGGTCTACGACGGTGCCGGTCGCGCCAACGCCACCTACCTGACCTACGGCACGCTCTTCCACGACGAGGCGCTGGGGCAGGCGTTCGGCGGCAAGCCGGACCTCGCCAAGGCGAAGGAGTACCTGAAGAAGTCGGGCGTGAAGCTTGACCGCAAGCTCAGCATCATCGCCGACAAGTCGAAGTCGCAGACCACCTCCGCGGCCACGATCCTGCAGGCCAACCTCAAGGCCATCGGCATCGAGTCGACCGTCGAGGCGATGGAGATCGCGGGCTTCTACGAGGCCCTCGTCACCGGCGAGTACGACCTGATCATGTTCGACTCCCCGGCGTCGTCCTCCACCGGTTTCGCGCCCGACTACGTCAACGGCGGACTCAACTCCACCGCGGCCAACAACTTCGCCAAGTTCAAGGACGCGGAGATGGACAAGCTCCTCGACGCCGCCCTCACCGCGCCCGACGAGGCCTCGCAGGCCGCGGCGTGGAAGGCCGTCCAGCAGCGTGACGTCGAGACCCAGGGCAACATCCAGATCACCGTGTCCCAGGCCGCCCAGGGCTGGAGCAAGGACCTCGAGGGCTACGAGCCGTCGAACCTGATGTGGTTCAACACCCTGCGCAACGTCAAGTGA